In one Xyrauchen texanus isolate HMW12.3.18 chromosome 18, RBS_HiC_50CHRs, whole genome shotgun sequence genomic region, the following are encoded:
- the idh1 gene encoding isocitrate dehydrogenase [NADP] cytoplasmic has translation MSQKIKVGSVVEMQGDEMTRVIWELIKEKLIFPYLELDLHSYDLGMENRDATDDKVTVEAAEAVRRFNVGIKCATITPDEKRVEEFKLKQMWRSPNGTIRNILGGTVFREAIICKNIPRLVPGWIKPIIIGRHAHGDQYKATDFVVPGPGKVEMTYTPKNGGQQLKFVVHEFEGTGGVALGMYNTDKSIREFAHSSFQMGLTKGWPMYLSTKNTILKKYDGRFKDIFQEIYEKEYKAQYEAKGIWYEHRLIDDMVAQAMKSEGGFIWACKNYDGDVQSDSVAQGYGSLGMMTSVLLCPDGRTVEAEAAHGTVTRHYRMHQQGKETSTNPIASIFAWTRGLLHRAELDKNAELRVFAEALEAVCVETIEAGFMTKDLAICIKGMSNVKRADYLNTFEFLDKLAENLKIKMSSQPKL, from the exons ATGTCTCAGAAGATCAAAGTTGGTTCCGTGGTTGAGATGCAAGGAGATGAGATGACCAGAGTTATATGGGAGCTCATAAAAGAAAAACTCATCTTTCCTTACCTGGAGCTTGACCTGCACAG CTATGATCTGGGAATGGAGAACCGTGATGCCACTGATGACAAGGTGACTGTAGAGGCAGCGGAGGCTGTTAGACGCTTCAATGTTGGCATCAAGTGTGCCACCATCACGCCTGATGAGAAGCGTGTGGAAGAGTTCAAGCTCAAGCAAATGTGGCGCTCTCCCAACGGAACAATCCGGAACATCCTTGGGGGCACTGTGTTCCGAGAGGCTATTATCTGTAAAAACATTCCCCGTTTGGTTCCAGGCTGGATCAAACCTATTATCATTGGCAGACATGCACATGGAGACCAG TATAAGGCTACAGATTTTGTTGTGCCCGGTCCTGGGAAAGTTGAAATGACATACACACCCAAGAATGGAGGACAGCAGCTCAAGTTTGTTGTCCATGAATTTGAAG GTACAGGTGGAGTTGCTCTGGGGATGTACAACACAGACAAGTCAATCCGGGAATTCGCTCACAGCTCTTTCCAGATGGGGTTGACCAAAGGCTGGCCGATGTACCTCAGCACCAAGAACACCATCCTAAAGAAATATGATGGCCGCTTCAAAGACATCTTCCAGGAGATCTATGAAAA AGAGTATAAGGCTCAGTATGAGGCCAAAGGAATCTGGTACGAGCATCGATTGATTGATGATATGGTGGCTCAGGCTATGAAGTCTGAAGGAGGGTTTATCTGGGCCTGCAAGAACTACGACGGGGATGTGCAGTCAGACTCCGTAGCTCAGG GTTATGGGTCTCTGGGTATGATGACCAGCGTGCTACTGTGTCCAGACGGGCGCACAGTAGAAGCTGAGGCTGCCCATGGCACAGTCACACGGCACTATCGGATGCACCAGCAGGGCAAGGAGACTTCTACCAACCCCATCG CATCCATCTTTGCATGGACACGAGGGCTGCTGCACCGAGCTGAGCTGGACAAGAATGCAGAGCTGCGTGTGTTTGCTGAGGCACTTGAGGCAGTTTGTGTCGAGACCATTGAAGCCGGTTTCATGACCAAGGACTTGGCCATCTGCATTAAGGGCATGTCTAA